The genomic DNA GTACACAAATAAGAATTCTTTTGTCGCTTATGATAATCTTGGATCTCAAGTTATATATGACTTATATTATACAAAAACTGGACCTGAATTATGGGAAGTTTCCGTATTTCGACAAGATCAGTCTACTGATAATGGTTTCCCTTATAAAGGAAATAAATCATTATTATCAACAGTTAATTTGTCTTTTGATCCTATTACAGGACGCTTAAAAAGCTCTTCTCCTAAGGAGATATCTTTTGATGATAATACTTCAGGTGTTAATCATCCTATAAAAATTGATATATCAAAAATGACACAGATGGCAGGTGGATTTATTCCACAAAAAACTGAGATGAATGGTCATTCTACGGGAAAAATAAAAGATTTTTCCGTATCAAAAGATGGTATTGTAGATGTTATTTATGAAGGTAATGTTAGAGTTCCGGTTTGTCGTTTAGCTATTGCGACTGTACCAAGTGTAGATAAATTAAGGCCATGTGATGGTAATGCATATCTACCAACCAGAGATTCAGGTAATGTTAGTATAGGCTTCCCAGGTGATAATAATCGTGGTGAGATTTTTTCTGGCGCTCTTGAAACTTCTAATATTGATTTGGCCAATGAACTTACAGAGCTTATAGAATCTCAACGAAATTATGCTGCAAATTCTAAGGTTTTTCAAACTAGCTCTGATTTTATGGATATCCTAATTGGCCTGAAAAGATAATTTTTTTACGTGGAAGGATTAGTAAATGTCTCTTTCAACTGCATTTAATATGGCTCATAATATTTTCATCAATGCTGGTGAACAACTTTCAGTTCTTGTAAAAAATATAGAAAATTCAGGTAACAAAAATTATTCACGTAGAGAAGTTGGGACAGCAAGTATTTCTCATGGAATGACTGTTGTTACTAGACAGCGTGTACAAGATCAGCATATGTTTCAAAAAATTTTGGACACTAGTTCTTCTTTTTTAGGACAAAAGAGGCTTTTAGAGGGCTTTGAGTCTTTAAAAGAAATTATGGGATACGAAAATGACTATGATAATTCTCCTTCGCATTATGTTTCAAAATTAAAAAATTCTCTTCAACAATATTCTAATGATAGCTCCAATGATGCTTTGGGAACACAAGTTATTGAAAATGCTTTGGGCGTTGCAAATAATCTTAATAGATTTGCTAGTGATATTCAGAAAATTCGTGCAAATTTAGATAAGGAGATAGATTTAGAAATATATAATTTGAGAGGATACTTATCAGAATTGACATTTGTAAACAATGCTATAAAGTCAAGTCCTTCATCTAAAGATACTACAAATGAATTATTTGATAAGCGTGATTTATTATTACAAAAAATTTCTGAAATAATTAGTATTTCAACGGTTAAACGAAACAATGATGATATAGTAATATATTCTTCAGGTAGTGTTGCTTTATTTGAAACTGTGCCTAGAGATATAACTTTTCAACGTACAGAAACATATAGTGCTAATATTGAAGGCAAATCTGTTTTTATTGATGGTGTTGTTGTCCCGTATAATATTAATTCTATTCCCAAGGGGAAAATAGAGGCCCTTTTACAGATCCGTGATGGTTTTTCTCCAATTTTACAAAATCAACTTGATGAGATGGCTAGGGGACTTATTAGTATATTTTCTGAAAAAGATATATCTGGTAGTTTGAAGGATGTCCCTGGCTTATTTGTCTCTGCTGGATCA from Candidatus Liberibacter americanus str. Sao Paulo includes the following:
- a CDS encoding flagellar hook protein FlgE, with amino-acid sequence MGILGTMKTAMSGMDAQSNRVSAVSDNIANVNTIGYKRTAISFSSLVFPQAGGVHVSGGVEAIEKDMISEQGSLIHTGSNTDMAIQGNGFFVVKDMLNNPYLTRSGDFHVNNDGYLQNTAGYVLQGYPIDKSASALVLNGFQGLEKVNVQNFELHPTPTTEGFISANLDRDAKLISSSANTPKSNKEAEYTNKNSFVAYDNLGSQVIYDLYYTKTGPELWEVSVFRQDQSTDNGFPYKGNKSLLSTVNLSFDPITGRLKSSSPKEISFDDNTSGVNHPIKIDISKMTQMAGGFIPQKTEMNGHSTGKIKDFSVSKDGIVDVIYEGNVRVPVCRLAIATVPSVDKLRPCDGNAYLPTRDSGNVSIGFPGDNNRGEIFSGALETSNIDLANELTELIESQRNYAANSKVFQTSSDFMDILIGLKR
- the flgK gene encoding flagellar hook-associated protein FlgK codes for the protein MSLSTAFNMAHNIFINAGEQLSVLVKNIENSGNKNYSRREVGTASISHGMTVVTRQRVQDQHMFQKILDTSSSFLGQKRLLEGFESLKEIMGYENDYDNSPSHYVSKLKNSLQQYSNDSSNDALGTQVIENALGVANNLNRFASDIQKIRANLDKEIDLEIYNLRGYLSELTFVNNAIKSSPSSKDTTNELFDKRDLLLQKISEIISISTVKRNNDDIVIYSSGSVALFETVPRDITFQRTETYSANIEGKSVFIDGVVVPYNINSIPKGKIEALLQIRDGFSPILQNQLDEMARGLISIFSEKDISGSLKDVPGLFVSAGSISSSDKLQKGLSDLIRVNPKYQDNPHFLRDGGSISKDYKWNHKGFSGYSDLIAHYNSSLNKNFSFDPISQIGANTSLIEYARNSIGWLEERRSNSHDVYMRSEVSFNHISNSYSNLTGVNLQEELNFLMQVEQSYNISNKLMNSINEMMRALLEGVK